Proteins from a genomic interval of Schistosoma mansoni strain Puerto Rico chromosome 2, complete genome:
- a CDS encoding putative ran-binding protein codes for MQSRPLFDGAFQCLLPTNVVDASDLRQIPDNQEVFVHPSTSQSVTIDILEYVDANNHEDAARMHFDEISTSNEATDSSISSLRTVSLHNPDPYCSSVVLLSGKQNVSKFNQSNEDVVFIYMALYRYTEFQADVLVVVNDPHGEDGYVIKQNNSLVISSYNQVHFTFQNDNNNNNSYSTDLTWSQDTINTMLLSLRLMNSNIFVS; via the exons ATGCAGTCTCGCCCACTCTTTGATGGAGCGTTTCAGTGCCTATTACCAACGAATGTAGTTGATGCCAG TGATCTACGTCAAATTCCTGATAACCAAGAAGTATTTGTTCATCCGTCAACTTCTCAAAGTGTCACTATAGATATCTTGGAATATGTGGACGCTAATAATCATGAAGATGCAGCAAG AATGCATTTCGATGAAATCAGTACATCTAATGAAGCCACAGATTCAAGCATTTCTTCTCTAAGAACTGTGTCACTACATAATCCAGATCCTTA TTGTTCTTCTGTCGTTTTATTATCTGGAAAGCAAAATGTTTCCAAGTTTAATCAATCCAATGAAGATGTTGTGTTTATTTATATGGCTTTGTATAGATATACAGAATTTCAAGCGGATGTATTAGTTGTTGTCAATGATCCTCATGGTGAAGATGGGTATGTCATAAAGCAAAATAATTCTCTTGTTATAAGTA GTTACAATCAAGTTCATTTCACGTTCcaaaatgataacaataataataatagctatTCCACAGATTTAACATGGTCACAAGATACAATAAACACAATGCTACTTTCATTACGtttaatgaattcaaatatttttgTATCATAA
- a CDS encoding williams-beuren syndrome critical region protein-related → MNATSYNGVDGKDEILSSLEKLSKTELEALLSDHEGIKKLAKNCPDIKKIESDKEACMNENRRQAEANLSMEPTFNMIKTELVETYSNYKQLEIEYMKRKSEVDNIGTKYSPSVILALLQTANAQAEEQSEELASRFLDKAMDVDAFLKDFIPLRKLCNERRFKCEKLAEQISSGHIRVSSFTNAPHSSYVPNVMMNSDVSGSTSQLYPSLLSLSSTNDHLAPTYGFKI, encoded by the exons ATGAATGCAACAAGTTATAACGGAGTGGATGGTAAGGATGAAATTCTATCCTCCTTGGAAAAATTATCTAAAACGGAACTTGAAGCCTTATTATCTGATCATGAAGGCATAAAGAAGCTGGCTAAAAATTGTCCCGAT ATTAAAAAGATCGAGTCTGACAAAGAAGCCTGCATGAATGAGAATCGACGTCAAGCTGAAGCAAATCTATCTATGGAGCCAACTTTTAATATGATCAAAACGGAGCTTGTGGAAACTTATTCTAATTATAAACAATTAGAAATTGAATATATGAAACGTAAATCAGAAGTTG ACAATATCGGTACAAAATACTCTCCGAGTGTAATTCTTGCTTTGTTACAAACTGCCAACGCTCAAGCAGAGGAACAGTCTGAA GAACTGGCTAGTCGATTTCTTGACAAAGCCATGGATGTTGATGCATTTTTGAAAGATTTTATTCCTCTTCGTAAACTATGTAATGAACGTAGATTTAAATGTGAAAAGTTAGCGGAACAAATATCATCTGGTCATATAAGGGTGTCAAGCTTTACCAATGCTCCTCACTCGTCATATGTACCTAATGTGATGATGAATTCAGATGTGTCAGGCAGTACATCACAACTTTATCCTTCATTACTATCTCTAAGTAGTACCAATGACCATTTAGCACCAACTTATGgctttaaaatataa